A single Leptolyngbya ohadii IS1 DNA region contains:
- a CDS encoding SGNH/GDSL hydrolase family protein yields the protein MLREVTPAMRDPKTPPDVMIRAEARRPETDPTLGIAVNVNRQGTPRHRLVAIGDSLTQGFQSGAIFNTSLSYPRLIASELGWAEFRYPTYGGPGDGLPINLEWLARQLEQSYGDKIDWWEFAPALLTVRDLLDRVEDYWERGAGSIPPDPYGRINHNLGVYGWDLRNTLSKTADRCRAEIQQNSPRDNFTNQGVQNANEISALRVLNSARNDRGQAFPPLDAAQALAAEGTLETGDGDGIETLIVMIGANNALGSILQFNVSWSGDDYDSIEQNNQYTVWRPIHFEAEWNQVVEQIKQIRARHVIISTVPHVTIAPLARGVDRKVVPGSRYYPYYTLPWITDQEFNPDKHPHLTEQQARAIDSAIDQYNDCIANSVRQARQEGRDWYLFELVSLLDRVALRRYVLDPTARPSWWDEVGGAYELPAPLQALNPVPDSRFFVSDRTGRKQGGLFSLDGIHPTTIGYGIMAQEIIRIMQIAGVQFYQSNGTPRSGDVEIDFNRLIQLDTLIANPPKSISNDLSLIGWLDSNFNLISRTMRSMTA from the coding sequence ATGCTGAGAGAAGTTACCCCCGCAATGCGCGACCCGAAGACGCCGCCCGATGTGATGATTCGAGCGGAGGCTCGCCGCCCGGAAACCGATCCGACTCTGGGAATTGCGGTCAACGTGAATCGGCAGGGCACTCCCCGACATCGGCTGGTGGCGATCGGCGATTCGTTGACCCAGGGCTTCCAGAGCGGCGCAATCTTTAACACGAGTCTGTCCTACCCGCGCCTGATTGCCTCGGAACTGGGCTGGGCAGAATTCCGCTATCCTACCTATGGCGGACCAGGAGACGGCTTGCCGATTAATCTGGAGTGGCTGGCGCGGCAGCTAGAGCAGTCCTACGGCGACAAAATTGACTGGTGGGAGTTTGCCCCGGCGTTGCTAACCGTGCGGGATTTGCTCGATCGGGTAGAAGATTACTGGGAACGGGGCGCAGGTTCCATTCCGCCCGACCCCTACGGTAGGATTAATCACAATCTGGGCGTGTACGGCTGGGATCTGCGAAACACCCTTTCTAAAACAGCGGATCGGTGTCGAGCAGAGATTCAGCAAAATTCACCCAGGGATAACTTCACTAATCAGGGGGTGCAGAATGCAAACGAAATTAGCGCCCTGCGCGTCCTCAATTCCGCCAGAAACGATCGCGGTCAGGCATTTCCGCCCCTCGACGCAGCTCAGGCACTTGCCGCAGAGGGCACGCTGGAAACAGGCGACGGGGACGGCATCGAAACCCTGATCGTGATGATTGGCGCGAACAATGCGCTGGGCAGTATTTTGCAGTTCAACGTGTCCTGGAGCGGGGACGACTACGACAGCATTGAGCAAAACAATCAGTACACTGTCTGGCGACCGATTCACTTTGAGGCGGAGTGGAATCAGGTGGTGGAGCAGATTAAGCAAATTCGCGCCCGCCACGTGATTATCAGCACCGTTCCCCACGTCACAATCGCTCCCTTAGCGCGAGGAGTCGATCGCAAGGTAGTTCCCGGTTCCCGCTACTATCCCTACTACACGCTGCCCTGGATTACGGATCAGGAGTTTAATCCCGACAAGCATCCCCACCTGACGGAACAGCAGGCAAGGGCGATCGATAGCGCGATCGATCAGTACAACGACTGCATTGCAAATTCGGTGCGGCAGGCAAGACAGGAAGGGCGAGACTGGTATTTGTTTGAGCTGGTTAGCTTACTCGATCGGGTTGCCCTGCGGCGCTATGTGCTTGACCCTACGGCGCGTCCCTCCTGGTGGGATGAGGTGGGTGGTGCCTATGAGCTTCCGGCTCCGCTTCAGGCACTCAACCCGGTTCCCGATTCACGCTTTTTTGTCTCCGATCGCACGGGTCGCAAACAGGGGGGGCTATTCTCGCTGGACGGCATTCACCCCACCACGATCGGCTACGGGATTATGGCGCAGGAAATTATCCGCATCATGCAGATCGCCGGAGTCCAGTTTTATCAGTCCAACGGCACCCCCCGCAGCGGCGATGTTGAAATTGACTTTAACCGCCTGATCCAGCTGGATACGCTGATTGCCAACCCGCCCAAGTCGATCTCTAACGATCTGAGCCTGATTGGTTGGCTGGACAGTAACTTTAACCTGATTAGCCGCACCATGCGATCGATGACGGCATAG